Proteins from a genomic interval of Gossypium hirsutum isolate 1008001.06 chromosome A09, Gossypium_hirsutum_v2.1, whole genome shotgun sequence:
- the LOC121205984 gene encoding uncharacterized protein: MLRILERFAGPNNGSRNQGSIPERLRSNGAEIFKGMAGVATNVAKYWLEATERIMEDLDCSPEQKLKGAVSLLREEAYQCYVDAKRKELLNLTQGNQSVAEYEAEFLCLSRYAKAMVEMEYEHCVRFEDGLRDSLMVLIAPQREQVFSELVEKEKIVDEVKRTERLNQKKKRVGIKKRLRLLV, from the exons ATGCTAAGAATTTTGGAAAGGTTCGCTGGGCCTAATAATGGCAGCAGAAATCAAGGGTCCATTCCGGAGCGACTTCGATCGaacggggctgagatctttaagggcatGGCTGGAGTGGCTACTAATGTGGcaaaatattggttggaggccactgaaaggataatggaggacctgGACTGCTCACCTGAGCAAAAGTTGAAAGGAGCAGTGTCACTACTTAGGGAAGAAGCCTACCAATG ctatgtggatgctaaaAGAAAGGAGTTACTGAATTTGACCCAAGGGAACCAATcggtggcggagtatgaggcggagtttctgtgccttagtaggtatgcaaaaGCAATGGTGGAAATGGAGTATGAGCATTGCGTTAGGTTCgaggatggacttagagatagcctcaTGGTACTGATAGCTCCGCAAAGGGAGCAAGTTTTCTCAGAGTTGGTGGAGAAGGAAAAGATAGTAGACGAGGTTAAGCGCACTGAGCGTTTAaatcagaaaaagaaaagggtaggAATAAAAAAGAGGCTGAGACTCCTAGTGTAG